From Staphylococcus delphini, one genomic window encodes:
- a CDS encoding RNA polymerase sigma factor, with protein sequence MAQTPNPNDIVSETIQRAQQQQPEAIEKLVHYIERIARKSFGDFSVAQADCDDLVQDVVLAIYQKIQSEQFYFGIPFEHYINRTIYRRKLDYRRKKLTHQRIFEDYVDGYAISYRTQLAEQQRHSHEYLHYIQDTLQQTLQQLSAFEMRVLDYLVAEWRPAEIAHELNVSDKKVYNALYRIRQKLKSLVT encoded by the coding sequence ATGGCACAAACCCCTAATCCAAACGATATTGTTTCAGAAACCATACAACGTGCGCAACAGCAGCAACCCGAAGCAATTGAAAAGTTGGTTCACTATATTGAGCGTATCGCGCGAAAAAGTTTTGGTGATTTTAGTGTAGCCCAAGCAGATTGTGATGATTTAGTACAAGACGTTGTTCTCGCAATTTATCAAAAAATACAAAGCGAGCAGTTTTATTTTGGTATTCCATTCGAACATTACATTAATCGTACCATTTATCGGCGTAAACTTGACTATCGGCGCAAAAAACTGACCCATCAGCGTATTTTTGAAGATTATGTCGATGGTTATGCAATCAGTTATCGAACCCAGTTGGCCGAGCAGCAACGCCATAGTCACGAATATCTTCATTATATTCAAGACACGTTACAACAGACACTTCAACAGCTGAGTGCATTTGAAATGCGTGTGCTAGATTACCTTGTTGCAGAATGGAGACCTGCAGAAATTGCACATGAACTGAACGTTTCGGATAAGAAAGTTTATAACGCGTTGTATCGAATTCGTCAAAAATTGAAAAGTCTCGTCACGTAA
- the ispF gene encoding 2-C-methyl-D-erythritol 2,4-cyclodiphosphate synthase, whose amino-acid sequence MFRVGLGYDVHAFDATRPLIIGGIEVPHTHGLKGHSDADVLLHAITDAMLGACALGDIGKLFPDTDPQFKDADSKKLLTEAYAEVQKEGYVINNIDATIIAEKPKFRPYIDEMRAVIAGLFAVDIKRVNVKATTSEKLGFTGRQEGIAAQAIVSLTATT is encoded by the coding sequence ATGTTTAGAGTTGGATTAGGATACGATGTGCACGCATTTGATGCGACCCGCCCTTTAATTATTGGTGGGATTGAAGTGCCACATACACATGGTTTGAAAGGGCATAGTGATGCGGATGTCTTGTTGCATGCGATTACAGATGCGATGTTAGGGGCATGTGCATTAGGGGATATCGGTAAGCTCTTTCCAGATACGGATCCACAATTTAAAGATGCAGATTCGAAAAAATTATTAACAGAAGCGTACGCAGAAGTTCAAAAAGAAGGTTATGTCATTAATAACATTGATGCGACGATTATTGCGGAAAAACCGAAATTCCGCCCTTATATCGATGAGATGCGCGCAGTCATTGCTGGTCTTTTTGCTGTCGATATTAAGCGTGTGAATGTGAAAGCGACGACGAGTGAAAAGTTAGGGTTTACAGGGCGTCAAGAAGGAATTGCTGCTCAAGCGATTGTGTCATTAACGGCAACAACTTAA
- the cysE gene encoding serine O-acetyltransferase: MMDDVKMVFEQDPAARSTIEVITTYAGLHAVWSHLVAHRLYQKKRYVLARAISQVSRFFTGIEIHPGAKIGRRLFIDHGMGVVIGETCTIGDNVTIYQGVTLGGTGKEKGKRHPDIGDNVLIAAGSKVLGNIKVHSNVNIGANSVVLQDVPSYSTVVGIPGRIVKQDGRRIGKTFDHLNLPDPIYEQLKQLERQLEQTKNGEIKDDYII, translated from the coding sequence ATGATGGATGATGTCAAAATGGTGTTTGAACAAGATCCAGCAGCACGCTCAACGATAGAAGTGATTACAACTTATGCGGGTTTACATGCGGTTTGGAGTCATTTGGTTGCACACCGTTTATATCAAAAGAAACGTTACGTACTTGCAAGAGCGATTTCTCAAGTTTCACGCTTTTTTACAGGCATTGAAATTCATCCAGGTGCTAAAATTGGACGCCGTTTATTTATTGACCATGGTATGGGGGTGGTCATCGGTGAAACATGTACTATTGGTGATAATGTGACGATATATCAAGGTGTGACATTAGGGGGAACTGGTAAAGAAAAAGGGAAACGTCATCCCGATATTGGCGATAACGTCCTCATCGCAGCAGGTTCTAAAGTGTTAGGTAATATTAAGGTGCATTCCAATGTCAATATCGGTGCCAATTCGGTCGTGCTTCAAGATGTTCCAAGTTATTCTACAGTGGTAGGTATTCCAGGACGTATTGTGAAGCAAGATGGTAGACGTATCGGTAAGACATTTGATCATCTCAACTTGCCAGATCCAATTTATGAACAACTCAAACAACTTGAACGTCAACTTGAACAAACTAAAAATGGAGAGATTAAAGATGATTACATTATATAA
- the gltX gene encoding glutamate--tRNA ligase, producing MSNRVRVRYAPSPTGYLHIGNARTALFNYLFAKHYDGDFVIRIEDTDSKRNLADGESSQFDNLKWLGLDWDESVDKDKGYGPYRQSERGEIYQPLVEQLLAEDKAYKCYMTEEELEAERQAQIARGEMPRYGGKHAHLTEEERQQFEAEGRKPAIRFRVPQNQTYTFDDMVKGPVTFESDNFGDWVIVKKDGVPTYNFAVAVDDHYMEISDVIRGDDHISNTPKQLMIYETFGWEPPRFAHMTLIVNEQRKKLSKRDGQILQFIEQYRDLSYLPEALFNFIALLGWSPEGEEEIFSKDEFIKIFTEKRLSKSPAFFDKQKLEWINNQYMKEKDAETVFEMTLPHMIKAGLLPESPSEAELDWGRKLVALYQEQMSYAGEIVPLSELFFRDEKELDEASQEVLNGEQVPQLMTALYGKLEALENFEAAEIKKIIKEVQKETGIKGKQLFMPIRVAVTGQMHGPELPNTMEVLGQDKVLRRIQSLL from the coding sequence ATGAGTAACCGAGTGAGAGTAAGATATGCACCAAGTCCAACAGGCTATTTGCATATTGGTAACGCACGTACGGCATTATTTAACTATTTATTCGCGAAACATTACGATGGTGATTTTGTCATTCGTATTGAAGATACAGATTCTAAACGTAACTTAGCGGACGGTGAATCATCACAGTTCGATAATTTGAAGTGGCTAGGTTTGGATTGGGACGAATCTGTAGACAAAGATAAAGGCTATGGACCTTATCGCCAATCAGAACGTGGTGAAATTTATCAACCATTAGTCGAGCAGTTATTAGCAGAAGATAAAGCGTACAAATGTTATATGACTGAAGAAGAGTTAGAGGCAGAACGTCAAGCACAAATCGCACGTGGTGAAATGCCGCGTTACGGTGGGAAACATGCGCACTTGACTGAAGAAGAACGTCAGCAGTTTGAAGCGGAAGGACGCAAGCCTGCAATCCGTTTCCGTGTGCCCCAAAATCAAACATATACGTTCGATGATATGGTGAAAGGGCCTGTCACATTCGAATCTGACAACTTCGGCGACTGGGTCATCGTGAAAAAAGACGGTGTGCCAACATATAACTTTGCAGTAGCTGTGGACGATCATTACATGGAAATTTCTGACGTCATTCGTGGTGACGATCACATTTCTAACACACCTAAACAATTAATGATTTACGAAACATTTGGCTGGGAACCACCACGCTTTGCGCATATGACTTTAATTGTCAATGAACAACGTAAAAAATTAAGTAAACGTGACGGTCAAATTTTACAATTTATCGAGCAATATCGCGATTTAAGTTATTTACCAGAGGCGTTATTTAACTTTATCGCATTGTTAGGTTGGTCTCCAGAAGGTGAAGAAGAGATTTTCTCTAAAGACGAATTCATCAAAATCTTCACTGAAAAGCGTTTATCAAAGTCACCAGCATTTTTCGATAAACAAAAATTAGAGTGGATTAACAACCAATATATGAAAGAAAAAGATGCGGAAACAGTATTTGAAATGACATTACCGCATATGATCAAAGCAGGCTTATTGCCAGAATCACCATCAGAAGCGGAGTTAGATTGGGGTCGCAAGTTAGTTGCACTTTATCAAGAACAAATGAGCTATGCGGGTGAAATTGTACCGTTATCAGAGTTGTTCTTCCGCGATGAAAAAGAGTTGGACGAAGCGTCACAAGAAGTGTTGAACGGCGAACAAGTGCCGCAATTGATGACAGCATTGTACGGTAAGTTAGAAGCTTTAGAAAACTTTGAAGCGGCTGAAATTAAAAAGATCATTAAAGAAGTCCAAAAAGAAACAGGTATTAAAGGGAAACAATTATTTATGCCAATCCGTGTTGCAGTAACAGGCCAAATGCATGGACCTGAGTTGCCGAACACGATGGAAGTATTAGGACAAGATAAAGTGCTTCGTCGCATTCAAAGTTTATTATAA
- the cysS gene encoding cysteine--tRNA ligase, protein MITLYNTLTRQKEVFQPIEPGKVKMYVCGPTVYNYIHIGNARPAINYDVVRRYFEYKGYEVNYVSNFTDVDDKLIKRSQELGETVPEIAERYIQAFYEDTEALNVKKATSNPRVMDHMDDIIKFIKKLVDEGYAYESGGDVYFRTRQFEDYGKLSHQSIDDLKVGARIEQGENKEDALDFTLWKKAKPGEISWESPFGEGRPGWHIECSVMAFEKLGPTIDIHAGGSDLQFPHHENEIAQSEAHNHETFANYWMHNGFINIDNEKMSKSLGNFILVHDIIKEVDPDVLRFFMISVHYRSPINYNLELVEAAKSGLERIRNSYQALTEREAVATDLTDDAVMLTKIDAILTQFETVMDDDFNTANAITAWYDLVKLANKYLLEDNTSTQVIQRFKEVFGIFSDVLGVPLTSNHAEGLLDEEIEQLIEERNAARQAKDYARADEIRDQLKAQNIILEDTPQGVRYKRG, encoded by the coding sequence ATGATTACATTATATAATACATTAACACGTCAAAAAGAAGTGTTTCAGCCTATCGAACCAGGAAAAGTGAAAATGTATGTGTGTGGCCCAACTGTGTACAATTACATCCATATTGGGAACGCGCGCCCAGCGATTAACTATGACGTGGTCCGCCGTTATTTCGAATATAAAGGTTATGAAGTGAATTACGTCTCAAACTTTACTGACGTGGATGATAAATTGATCAAGCGTTCGCAAGAGTTAGGCGAAACAGTACCAGAGATTGCGGAACGTTACATTCAAGCCTTTTATGAAGATACAGAAGCCCTGAATGTTAAAAAAGCGACATCGAATCCGCGCGTGATGGATCATATGGATGACATTATTAAATTTATTAAAAAGTTAGTTGATGAAGGTTATGCATATGAAAGTGGTGGCGACGTTTATTTCAGAACGCGTCAATTTGAAGATTATGGTAAGTTGAGTCACCAGTCGATTGACGATTTGAAAGTCGGTGCACGTATTGAGCAAGGTGAAAATAAAGAAGATGCACTTGACTTCACACTTTGGAAAAAGGCGAAACCAGGTGAAATTAGCTGGGAGAGTCCATTCGGCGAGGGCCGTCCAGGGTGGCATATCGAATGTTCCGTGATGGCCTTTGAAAAGCTCGGCCCTACGATTGATATTCATGCTGGGGGAAGCGATTTGCAATTCCCGCACCACGAAAACGAGATTGCACAGTCAGAAGCACATAACCATGAGACATTTGCGAACTACTGGATGCACAACGGTTTCATTAATATTGATAATGAAAAAATGAGTAAGTCTTTAGGGAACTTCATTTTAGTCCATGACATTATTAAAGAAGTGGACCCAGATGTATTACGCTTTTTCATGATTAGTGTTCATTATCGAAGCCCAATCAACTACAATCTAGAACTTGTTGAAGCGGCGAAAAGTGGTTTAGAACGTATTCGCAATAGTTATCAAGCATTGACAGAGCGTGAAGCTGTGGCGACAGACTTAACAGATGACGCAGTGATGTTAACAAAAATTGATGCGATTTTGACGCAGTTTGAAACAGTGATGGACGATGACTTCAACACAGCAAATGCGATTACAGCTTGGTACGATTTAGTGAAGCTCGCGAATAAATATTTATTAGAGGACAATACATCGACACAAGTGATTCAACGTTTTAAAGAAGTGTTTGGTATCTTTAGTGATGTGTTAGGTGTGCCGTTAACTTCGAACCATGCAGAAGGGTTACTCGACGAAGAAATTGAACAGTTGATTGAAGAACGTAATGCTGCACGTCAAGCAAAAGATTATGCGCGTGCTGACGAAATTCGCGATCAATTGAAAGCCCAAAACATCATTTTAGAAGATACGCCACAGGGTGTGAGATATAAACGTGGATAA
- the radA gene encoding DNA repair protein RadA: MAKTKTIFECTACGYQSPKWMGKCPNCGAWNSMEESFEQKTASPKHGVRAQKTSSAKIQKLNDIKQELAPRIQTNSGELNRVLGGGIVEGSLVLIGGDPGIGKSTLLLQMCAALSKEKRVLYITGEESLNQTKIRADRLDEDASQLNVFAETDLMVIHEAVKKVEPDLIVVDSIQTIYHPEISSAPGSVSQVRESTQSLMHIAKQMNVATFIVGHVTKEGQIAGPRLLEHMVDTVLYFEGDEHHAYRILRAVKNRFGSTNEMGIFEMKQSGLKSVLNPSEMFLEERTTNVAGSTIVATMEGTRPLLIEVQALVTPTTFNNPRRMATGIDHNRLSLLMAVLEKKEGYLLQQQDAYIKVAGGVKLSEPAVDLGIVIATASSFKDQAVDGLDCYIGEVGLTGEVRRVSRIEQRVQEAAKLGFKRVIIPKNNIGGWQFPEGIEVIGVTSVNEALKHALKN, translated from the coding sequence GTGGCAAAAACGAAAACGATTTTTGAATGTACGGCCTGTGGTTACCAATCACCTAAATGGATGGGTAAATGTCCAAATTGTGGTGCTTGGAATTCAATGGAGGAATCTTTTGAACAAAAAACTGCGAGTCCTAAACACGGTGTAAGGGCGCAAAAGACAAGTTCGGCTAAAATACAAAAGCTCAATGACATTAAACAAGAGCTTGCGCCACGTATCCAAACGAATAGTGGTGAATTAAACCGTGTGCTCGGTGGCGGTATTGTAGAAGGGTCACTCGTGCTGATTGGTGGCGATCCAGGGATAGGGAAGTCGACACTGTTACTGCAAATGTGTGCGGCGTTATCTAAAGAAAAAAGAGTACTCTATATTACTGGTGAGGAATCACTCAATCAAACTAAAATTAGAGCGGATCGTTTAGATGAAGATGCGAGTCAACTGAACGTATTTGCGGAAACGGACTTAATGGTTATTCATGAAGCGGTGAAAAAGGTCGAGCCTGATTTGATCGTCGTGGACTCGATTCAAACGATTTATCATCCTGAAATTAGTTCGGCGCCGGGCTCTGTGTCGCAAGTTCGTGAAAGTACGCAAAGCTTGATGCATATCGCAAAGCAGATGAATGTTGCGACGTTTATTGTAGGCCATGTGACGAAAGAAGGCCAAATTGCGGGGCCGCGTTTGCTGGAACATATGGTGGATACGGTGCTTTATTTTGAAGGTGATGAACATCACGCGTATCGTATTTTAAGAGCGGTGAAAAACCGTTTTGGCTCTACGAATGAAATGGGCATTTTTGAAATGAAGCAGTCCGGTTTAAAAAGTGTACTCAATCCGTCAGAAATGTTTTTAGAAGAACGGACGACCAATGTTGCAGGTTCGACAATTGTTGCAACGATGGAAGGAACACGACCATTATTGATTGAAGTACAAGCGCTTGTGACACCGACAACGTTCAATAACCCGAGACGTATGGCGACAGGTATTGACCATAATCGCCTCAGTTTATTGATGGCGGTGTTAGAGAAAAAAGAAGGGTATTTACTACAACAACAAGATGCTTACATTAAAGTAGCAGGGGGCGTCAAACTTTCTGAACCTGCTGTCGACTTAGGTATCGTCATTGCGACAGCTTCTAGTTTTAAAGACCAAGCAGTAGACGGCCTCGATTGTTATATTGGCGAGGTTGGATTGACGGGTGAGGTGCGCCGTGTTTCACGTATTGAGCAACGTGTGCAAGAAGCGGCAAAACTGGGCTTTAAACGCGTAATTATTCCTAAAAATAATATTGGCGGATGGCAGTTCCCAGAAGGTATTGAAGTGATTGGCGTGACTTCTGTCAATGAAGCATTGAAACACGCATTAAAAAATTAA
- a CDS encoding Mini-ribonuclease 3, whose amino-acid sequence MDKPTNAKLLNPLSLAYVGDAVLDQYVRTYIILKLQSKPNRLHQEAKRFVSAKSQAVTLEHLIAQDWFNEEELAVVKRGRNAKSYTKAKNTDVQTYRKSSGLEAVIGFLYLEHQEERLEALLKVIVENVEERR is encoded by the coding sequence GTGGATAAACCGACAAATGCCAAACTACTCAATCCACTGTCGCTCGCTTATGTCGGGGATGCGGTGCTTGATCAATATGTCCGTACGTATATCATTTTAAAGCTTCAAAGTAAACCGAATCGTCTGCATCAAGAGGCGAAACGATTTGTATCAGCTAAAAGCCAGGCAGTGACGCTGGAACATTTAATCGCGCAAGATTGGTTCAATGAAGAGGAACTTGCGGTTGTGAAGCGTGGACGAAATGCGAAAAGTTATACGAAAGCGAAGAATACAGATGTCCAGACCTATCGGAAAAGTTCTGGTTTAGAAGCGGTCATTGGCTTTTTATATTTAGAGCATCAAGAAGAACGATTGGAAGCATTGTTAAAAGTGATTGTTGAAAATGTTGAAGAAAGGCGTTGA
- the rpmG gene encoding 50S ribosomal protein L33: MKKVPLNCEKCGNRNYHVPKSPNVTERLILKKFCAKCNTHTLHKESK, encoded by the coding sequence TTGAAAAAAGTGCCGTTAAATTGCGAGAAATGTGGCAATCGAAACTATCACGTACCGAAATCACCGAACGTGACGGAGCGATTAATACTGAAAAAGTTTTGTGCGAAATGTAATACGCATACACTTCATAAAGAATCCAAATAA
- a CDS encoding PIN/TRAM domain-containing protein, with the protein MNFIKLLVIVSYIIIGSVLGILLIPAVMIDFNVSHPPMLENSYVTSIMGVVIMFLLFGWFIPRIAYAMKDLEQFVLGYSAIEIIFATIGLFMGLLISVMISFILEFIGTDLINRIVPILLTLSLSYLGFQFGLKKRDEMLLFLPENMARSMAINARNAVPKIIDTSAIIDGRILKIMEAGFIDGEILIPQGVINELQVVADANDSLKRDKGRRGLEILNAIHLSKHPTRIIHPQRTHQDIDDLIVRLAQHYRAHVITTDYNLNKVCSIQGIQVLNVNDLSDAIRPEVHQGDRFDLMITKVGKEPGQGVGYFDDGTMVVVDDAKQYVNQVITLEVISMLQTASGRIIFAKKVEA; encoded by the coding sequence GTGAATTTTATTAAATTATTAGTGATTGTGTCTTATATTATTATTGGTAGTGTGTTAGGCATACTCTTAATCCCTGCTGTTATGATTGATTTTAATGTCAGTCATCCTCCGATGTTGGAGAATAGTTATGTGACGTCGATTATGGGCGTTGTTATCATGTTTTTATTATTTGGTTGGTTTATCCCCCGTATTGCGTATGCGATGAAAGATTTAGAGCAATTTGTGTTAGGTTATAGTGCTATTGAAATTATCTTCGCAACCATTGGCTTGTTTATGGGTCTACTCATATCTGTCATGATTTCCTTTATTCTTGAATTTATCGGGACGGATTTGATTAACCGTATCGTCCCTATCCTACTTACATTAAGTTTAAGTTATCTCGGTTTTCAATTTGGTCTGAAAAAACGTGATGAAATGCTGTTGTTTTTACCGGAAAATATGGCGCGTTCGATGGCGATTAATGCTCGCAATGCTGTGCCGAAAATTATCGATACGAGTGCGATTATTGATGGCCGTATTTTAAAAATTATGGAAGCGGGATTTATTGATGGTGAAATTCTCATTCCTCAAGGTGTCATTAATGAATTGCAAGTCGTTGCGGATGCGAATGACAGTCTTAAGCGCGATAAAGGGCGCCGTGGTTTAGAAATTTTGAATGCGATTCATCTGTCGAAACACCCGACACGTATTATTCACCCGCAACGCACGCATCAAGACATTGACGACCTGATTGTGAGGCTTGCACAACATTATCGTGCGCACGTGATTACGACGGATTATAACTTGAACAAAGTATGCAGTATTCAAGGGATTCAAGTGTTAAACGTCAATGATTTATCTGATGCGATTCGTCCTGAAGTGCATCAAGGCGATCGTTTTGACTTGATGATTACAAAAGTTGGGAAAGAGCCTGGTCAAGGTGTCGGTTATTTTGATGACGGCACAATGGTGGTCGTGGATGATGCGAAACAATACGTGAATCAAGTCATCACACTTGAAGTAATCAGTATGTTACAAACGGCATCAGGGCGAATTATTTTTGCGAAGAAGGTGGAAGCATAA
- the secE gene encoding preprotein translocase subunit SecE, whose translation MPKKESFFQGVKSEMEKTSWPTGPELVKYTTIVVMTVLFFLLFFWGLDIGIGQLIEMIK comes from the coding sequence ATGCCGAAAAAAGAAAGTTTCTTCCAAGGCGTTAAATCCGAAATGGAAAAAACAAGTTGGCCAACAGGTCCCGAGCTTGTTAAGTATACAACAATTGTAGTTATGACCGTATTGTTCTTCTTGTTATTTTTCTGGGGTTTAGATATCGGAATTGGTCAGTTAATTGAAATGATAAAATAG
- a CDS encoding NYN domain-containing protein, whose translation MKDYYVIIDGYNMIGQSQELSRVAKESLEEAREQLLIEISNYSAVTKGKIVCVFDAYDRGTPQSEYEYHGVHVVFTKEHETADSFIERYVYNIYNKHTTHITVVTSDMSEQHAIFGTGAYRLSSREMWRHLKENKESVTKSMDEFGEMKPRTRIQLSEELLSEFEKIRRGKSQD comes from the coding sequence ATGAAGGACTATTACGTAATCATAGATGGATATAACATGATTGGTCAGTCCCAAGAATTGAGTCGTGTCGCTAAAGAAAGTTTAGAAGAAGCGAGAGAACAATTGCTCATCGAAATTTCCAACTATAGTGCAGTGACAAAAGGTAAAATTGTCTGCGTGTTTGATGCTTATGATCGGGGTACACCACAGTCGGAATATGAGTATCACGGTGTGCATGTCGTATTTACAAAAGAACACGAAACAGCAGATAGTTTTATCGAGCGCTACGTCTATAATATTTATAATAAGCATACGACCCATATTACAGTCGTGACGAGTGATATGAGTGAGCAACATGCCATTTTTGGAACAGGTGCTTACCGTTTATCCTCCAGAGAAATGTGGCGTCATTTAAAAGAAAACAAAGAGAGTGTGACCAAATCGATGGATGAATTTGGTGAAATGAAGCCACGTACACGTATTCAGTTATCAGAAGAGTTGTTATCTGAATTTGAAAAAATAAGACGCGGCAAGTCTCAAGATTAA
- the ispD gene encoding 2-C-methyl-D-erythritol 4-phosphate cytidylyltransferase, translated as MSNYHVIIPAAGTGSRMGRPYNKLFIEVAGRRVLAHTLAVFQSDVQCEGIHLAIHERDRDQLEALTAPFSKVKSLVVGGETRQDSIHQVLQNVEFTNDAIVLVHDGARPFVTHATIHEVTVAIQTYGAAIVGVKAKDTIKRVSDQFVTETLDRATLWQVQTPQGATFELLASAYDHAKAQQMMGTDDASLIEAYGQRIYMVEGDYDNIKLTTEEDLTHAEAILEKRSRHHHV; from the coding sequence ATGTCAAATTATCACGTGATTATACCAGCAGCAGGAACAGGCAGTCGTATGGGGCGTCCATATAATAAACTGTTCATTGAAGTTGCGGGGCGCCGTGTGTTAGCGCATACGCTTGCCGTTTTTCAATCCGATGTACAGTGTGAAGGCATACATTTGGCGATACACGAGAGAGATCGGGACCAACTTGAGGCATTAACAGCGCCATTTTCAAAAGTAAAAAGTTTAGTCGTTGGCGGCGAGACACGTCAAGATAGCATTCATCAAGTGTTGCAAAACGTTGAGTTCACGAATGACGCTATTGTCCTTGTGCATGATGGGGCCCGCCCGTTTGTTACACATGCTACGATTCATGAGGTGACGGTTGCCATTCAAACATATGGAGCAGCCATTGTCGGTGTGAAAGCAAAAGATACGATTAAACGTGTGTCTGACCAATTTGTAACGGAAACATTGGATCGTGCGACATTATGGCAAGTGCAGACGCCTCAAGGTGCGACATTTGAACTGCTTGCTTCAGCCTATGACCATGCAAAGGCACAACAAATGATGGGGACGGATGACGCCTCGTTAATCGAAGCATATGGTCAACGTATTTATATGGTTGAAGGGGATTATGATAATATTAAATTAACGACTGAAGAAGATTTAACACACGCAGAAGCAATTTTAGAAAAAAGGAGTCGACATCATCATGTTTAG
- the rlmB gene encoding 23S rRNA (guanosine(2251)-2'-O)-methyltransferase RlmB, with the protein MDSEIIVGRHAVREAVISGHTINKILIQEGIKKQQIEEILKTAKSAKLVVQTVPKSKLDQLANAPHQGVAAFVAPYEYADLNQFLAAQGQKEGLSTVLILDGLEDPHNLGSILRTADATGVDGIIIPKRRSVSLTQTVAKASTGAIQHVPVIRVTNLSQTMDVLKDKGYWIAGAEASNATDYRQMQADMPLAIVIGSEGQGMSRRVKEKCDFYIKIPMVGHVNSLNASVAASLMMYEVFRKRQPIGGDK; encoded by the coding sequence ATGGACTCGGAAATTATTGTGGGTCGTCATGCAGTGAGAGAAGCAGTCATATCAGGGCATACGATTAATAAAATCTTAATTCAAGAAGGGATTAAGAAGCAGCAAATTGAAGAAATTTTAAAAACTGCGAAATCAGCAAAACTCGTTGTCCAAACGGTACCAAAATCAAAATTAGACCAACTGGCGAATGCACCCCATCAAGGTGTTGCGGCATTCGTTGCACCATATGAATATGCAGACTTGAATCAATTTTTAGCAGCACAAGGGCAAAAAGAAGGCTTGTCTACCGTGTTGATTTTAGATGGTTTAGAAGATCCGCACAACTTAGGTTCTATTTTACGAACGGCCGATGCGACAGGTGTGGATGGGATTATTATTCCTAAACGTCGTTCGGTCAGCTTGACGCAAACTGTAGCGAAAGCTTCAACAGGTGCGATTCAGCATGTTCCTGTGATTCGCGTGACAAACTTGTCGCAAACGATGGATGTATTGAAAGACAAAGGGTATTGGATTGCAGGTGCAGAGGCGAGCAATGCGACAGATTATCGTCAAATGCAAGCCGATATGCCTTTAGCGATTGTCATTGGCAGTGAAGGCCAAGGAATGAGTCGTCGTGTGAAAGAGAAATGTGACTTTTACATTAAAATTCCAATGGTTGGTCATGTGAACAGTTTAAATGCATCGGTCGCAGCGAGTTTGATGATGTATGAAGTATTTCGTAAACGTCAACCTATCGGCGGTGACAAGTAA
- the nusG gene encoding transcription termination/antitermination protein NusG, with protein MSEELGAKRWYAVHTYSGYENKVKKNLEKRVESMNMTEQIFRVVIPEEEETQVKDGKAKKQMKKTFPGYVLVELVMTDESWYVVRNTPGVTGFVGSAGAGSKPNPLLPDEVRFILKQMGMNEKSIDVEVELGEQVRITSGPFASQVGEIHEIEADKFKLTVLVDMFGRETPVEVEFDQIEKL; from the coding sequence ATGTCTGAAGAGCTAGGTGCAAAACGTTGGTATGCAGTACATACCTACTCTGGTTACGAAAACAAAGTTAAAAAGAATTTAGAAAAACGTGTCGAATCAATGAATATGACAGAGCAAATCTTTAGAGTCGTCATTCCAGAAGAGGAAGAAACACAAGTTAAAGATGGTAAAGCGAAAAAACAAATGAAGAAAACATTTCCGGGTTATGTCTTAGTTGAACTTGTGATGACTGACGAATCTTGGTACGTCGTTAGAAATACACCTGGTGTGACAGGTTTCGTAGGATCAGCAGGTGCAGGTTCAAAACCGAATCCATTGCTACCAGATGAAGTTCGTTTCATCCTTAAACAAATGGGCATGAATGAAAAATCTATCGATGTCGAAGTTGAGTTAGGTGAACAAGTGCGTATTACGTCTGGACCGTTCGCAAGTCAAGTCGGTGAAATTCACGAAATTGAAGCGGATAAGTTTAAATTGACGGTTCTCGTAGACATGTTCGGAAGAGAGACACCTGTAG